A region from the Actinoplanes sp. OR16 genome encodes:
- a CDS encoding S8 family serine peptidase has protein sequence MNSSSRRLLAGIVTTGLVAGLGVAGFAGPAQAWDTKPVRLVVGLKAGVDPGSSLSTLSGFGIKKLSGGSALDSALAEVQAKSLDVPASQKSSVIAALRNDPDVAYVEVDPTAKSFVVAPNDPVYTGGHQPELGQINVPAAWAATSGNAIKVAVVDTGVSPVGDLSGKVLKGYDFVNKDSNASDDGGFPHGTVVASLIASKTNNGAGLAGVCQQCQILPVKVLDYEGSGSYANVAAGIIYAAKQGAKIINLSLGGSDTSTTLQNAVAYANGRGALVVAAAGNEGTNQRMYPAAYGDVLAVGGTNTRTGGKERVSFSSYGASWVDVAAPAITAGMRNNGAYCWDGNTANCWDWYYNEYEVQGTSFSAPLVSGVAALVQSKHPSWSGWSVQRAIRNTTTPIGGWVERGLVNAQKAVAFTTADTVKPTSGIGIAKNTLVRGSRVIGAPGLKDNSGGSGIRNVDLYVNGKWHSWDYVSPFAPKLNTAGKNGALKVQLRITDKAGNVGWSPATSVVADNTPPKVTITKAPKNKAKVSGTVTVKVKATDKYKVAKVQLLVNGKVVATDTKAAYSLSFKVSKQKKTMKVVVRAYDKAGNVKKLATRTYYRR, from the coding sequence ATGAATTCTTCCAGCCGGCGTCTTCTTGCCGGCATCGTCACCACGGGTCTGGTCGCCGGTCTCGGTGTCGCGGGCTTCGCCGGTCCGGCGCAGGCCTGGGACACCAAGCCGGTCCGGCTCGTGGTGGGTCTCAAAGCAGGTGTCGACCCCGGTTCGTCACTGTCCACACTGTCCGGCTTCGGTATCAAGAAGCTCTCGGGTGGCAGCGCGCTGGACTCCGCGCTGGCCGAGGTGCAGGCGAAGTCGCTCGACGTGCCGGCCTCGCAGAAGTCGTCGGTGATCGCGGCGCTGCGCAACGACCCCGACGTCGCGTACGTCGAGGTCGACCCGACGGCGAAGTCGTTCGTCGTCGCGCCGAACGACCCGGTCTACACCGGCGGGCACCAGCCCGAGCTCGGCCAGATCAACGTGCCGGCCGCGTGGGCTGCCACGTCCGGCAACGCGATCAAGGTCGCGGTCGTGGACACCGGTGTGTCGCCGGTCGGTGACCTGTCCGGCAAGGTGCTCAAGGGCTACGACTTCGTCAACAAGGACAGCAACGCGTCCGACGACGGCGGGTTCCCGCACGGCACCGTGGTGGCGTCGCTGATCGCCTCGAAGACGAACAACGGCGCCGGCCTGGCCGGTGTCTGCCAGCAGTGCCAGATCCTCCCGGTGAAGGTGCTGGACTACGAGGGCAGCGGCAGCTACGCGAACGTCGCTGCGGGCATCATCTACGCGGCCAAGCAGGGCGCGAAGATCATCAACCTGTCGCTCGGCGGCTCGGACACCTCGACCACCCTGCAGAACGCGGTCGCCTACGCCAACGGGCGTGGCGCGCTCGTGGTGGCGGCGGCCGGTAACGAGGGCACCAACCAGCGGATGTACCCGGCGGCGTACGGCGACGTGCTCGCCGTGGGCGGCACCAACACCCGGACCGGCGGCAAGGAGCGCGTCAGCTTCTCGAGCTACGGCGCGAGCTGGGTCGACGTCGCGGCGCCGGCCATCACCGCCGGTATGCGCAACAACGGCGCGTACTGCTGGGACGGCAACACGGCGAACTGCTGGGACTGGTACTACAACGAGTACGAGGTGCAGGGCACGTCGTTCTCCGCGCCGCTGGTCTCCGGCGTGGCCGCGCTGGTGCAGTCGAAGCACCCGTCGTGGAGCGGCTGGAGCGTGCAGCGCGCCATCCGCAACACGACCACCCCGATCGGTGGCTGGGTCGAGCGTGGCCTGGTCAACGCGCAGAAGGCGGTCGCGTTCACGACCGCTGACACGGTGAAGCCGACGTCCGGGATCGGGATCGCGAAGAACACGCTGGTGCGTGGCTCCCGCGTGATCGGCGCTCCCGGGCTGAAGGACAACTCCGGCGGTTCGGGCATCCGCAACGTCGACCTGTACGTGAACGGCAAGTGGCACAGCTGGGACTACGTCTCCCCGTTCGCGCCGAAGCTGAACACCGCGGGCAAGAACGGCGCCCTCAAGGTCCAGCTGCGGATCACCGACAAGGCCGGCAACGTCGGCTGGTCGCCGGCCACCTCGGTGGTCGCCGACAACACGCCGCCCAAGGTGACGATCACCAAGGCCCCGAAGAACAAGGCCAAGGTGTCCGGCACGGTGACCGTCAAGGTCAAGGCGACCGACAAGTACAAGGTCGCCAAGGTCCAGCTGCTGGTCAACGGCAAGGTCGTGGCGACCGACACGAAGGCGGCCTACAGCCTGTCCTTCAAGGTGTCGAAGCAGAAGAAGACCATGAAGGTCGTCGTCCGCGCGTACGACAAGGCGGGCAACGTGAAGAAGCTGGCGACGCGTACCTACTACCGTCGCTGA